One window from the genome of Enterobacteriaceae bacterium Kacie_13 encodes:
- the ssb gene encoding single-stranded DNA-binding protein encodes MASRGVNKVILVGNLGQDPEIRYMPNGGAVANMTLATSESWRDKATGEQKEKTEWHRVVLFGKLAEVAGEYLKKGSQVYIEGALQTRKWTDQAGVEKYTTEVVVNVGGTMQMLGGRASGGGAPAGGGQAAGGGQQGGWGQPQQPQGGNQFSGGQQARPAAQNNAPAQNNEPPMDFDDDIPF; translated from the coding sequence ATGGCCAGCAGAGGCGTAAACAAAGTTATTCTCGTCGGTAATCTCGGACAAGATCCAGAAATCCGCTACATGCCAAACGGCGGCGCAGTGGCTAACATGACACTGGCGACTTCCGAAAGCTGGCGTGACAAAGCCACCGGCGAGCAGAAAGAAAAAACGGAATGGCACCGCGTAGTGTTGTTCGGCAAATTGGCCGAAGTTGCCGGTGAATATCTGAAGAAAGGTTCTCAGGTTTACATCGAAGGTGCACTGCAAACCCGCAAATGGACCGATCAGGCTGGCGTTGAAAAATACACCACCGAAGTCGTCGTTAACGTAGGCGGCACCATGCAGATGCTCGGCGGTCGTGCAAGCGGCGGCGGCGCGCCAGCAGGTGGCGGTCAGGCAGCAGGCGGCGGCCAGCAGGGCGGTTGGGGTCAGCCTCAGCAGCCACAAGGCGGTAACCAGTTCAGCGGCGGCCAGCAGGCTCGTCCGGCTGCGCAAAACAACGCGCCAGCACAGAACAACGAACCACCAATGGATTTCGACGACGATATCCCGTTCTAG